The following proteins are encoded in a genomic region of Pyricularia oryzae 70-15 chromosome 6, whole genome shotgun sequence:
- a CDS encoding methyltransferase — translation MSRPEDTLAADVHYNDTEARKYTTSSRIQNIQAAMTRRALELLELTSPSLILDVGCGSGLSGEILTAEDPADGGPHTWIGMDVSPSMLDVALQRDVAGDLMLADIGQGVPFRAGSFDAAISISAIQWLCNAESSDTSPLGRLSRFFNGLYASLRRGGRAVCQFYPKNDTQRDMIAGAAKKAGFAAGLLEDDPDTKNKKVYLVLTVGGSAHDGSGGDITDVVKGLDNVDVLDVSRKPKAGRDMRKGGKAWIVKKKEQMERKGKVVKASSKYTGRKRKPAF, via the exons ATGTCGCGCCCCGAGGACACCCT CGCGGCCGACGTGCACTACAATGACACGGAAGCACGAAAGTACACCACGTCCTCCCGAATCCAAAACATCCAGGCGGCCATGACGCGGCGGGCCCTGGAGCTGCTCGAACTCACCTCCCCGTCCCTCATCCTTGACGTCGGCTGCGGCAGCGGGCTGTCGGGCGAGATCCTGACGGCCGAGGACCCGGCCGACGGCGGGCCGCACACGTGGATAGGCATGGACGTGTCGCCGTCGATGCTGGACGTGGCGCTGCAGCGCGACGTGGCGGGCGACCTGATGCTGGCCGACATTGGGCAGGGGGTGCCGTTCCGCGCCGGAAGTTTTGACGCCGCCATCAGCATCAGCGCCATCCAGTGGCTGTGCAACGCCGAGAGCAGCGACACGTCGCCGCTCGGCCGGCTGTCGAGGTTCTTCAACGGCCTGTACGCGAGCCTGCGCCGTGGCGGCAGGGCCGTCTGCCAGTTCTACCCCAAGAACGACACCCAGCGCGACATGATTGCCGGCGCCGCCAAGAAGGCGGGCTTCGCGGCCGGTCTGCTCGAGGACGACCCCGACAccaagaacaaaaaggtcTACCTGGTCCTGACGGTGGGAGGCAGCGCGCacgacggcagcggcggcgacaTTACAGACGTGGTCAAGGGGCTGGACAATGTGGACGTCTTGGACGTTTCGAGAAAGCCCAAGGCTGGGAGGGACATGCGCAAGGGCGGCAAGGCGTGGATcgtcaagaagaaggagcaGATGGAGCGCAAGGGCAAGGTCGTCAAGGCGAGCTCAAAATACACTGGCAGGAAACGGAAGCCAGCATTCTAA
- a CDS encoding GabA permease, with protein sequence MASDAASIASGPAARTGARRSVDANADDALAKMGYKAELPRSLSMLSVLGLSFAIMAVPYGLSTTFYISLANGQSVTIIWGWVLLSLISTAIAASLAEICSVYPTAGGVYYWAALLASPEWAPIASWVTGWLTLVGNWTVTLSINFGGAQLILSAISLWNEDYVATPWQTILMFWATMMLCYLINVFGSKYLDQINTLCIYWTGASIVIILIVLLAMAPNKRDGEFVFTHYDASASGWPSGWSFFVGLLQPAYVLTGYGMVASMCEEVQSPEREVPKAIVLSVVAAGITGLVYLIPVLFVLPDVSVLLAIANGQPIGYVFKQATGSAAGGFGLLFLILGIWLFAGVGALTASSRCTYAFARDGAIPGSSLWSRVDHRFGLPLWALTLSTIIDCLLGLIYFGSSAAFSSFTGVATICLSTSYGLPILVSLFQGRRHLAHASYSLGRFGFIINVTTLLWIVLAIVLFCMPTNLTGLDASTMNYASVVFAGFALISLVWYFAWGRKHFSGPPILSSAAADGDVGVVRGQAVDIESPKDEKLSKSASPDRE encoded by the coding sequence ATGGCGTCGGATGCCGCTTCCATAGCCAGCGGCCCTGCCGCCCGCACCGGCGCACGCCGCTCTGTCGACGCCAACGCCGACGATGCCCTCGCAAAGATGGGTTACAAGGCCGAGCTGCCGCGCAGTCTCAGCATGCTTTCGGTTCTTGGTCTCTCCTTCGCCATCATGGCCGTGCCATACGGTCTCAGCACTACCTTCTACATCAGTCTCGCCAACGGCCAGTCAGTAACCATCATCTGGGGCTGGGTCCTCCTGTCGCTCATTTCAACTGCCATCGCCGCTTCGCTCGCCGAGATCTGCTCCGTCTACCCTACCGCCGGTGGCGTCTACTACTGGGCCGCACTGCTCGCCTCGCCTGAATGGGCTCCCATTGCTAGTTGGGTCACCGGCTGGCTGACTCTCGTCGGCAACTGGACCGTAACACTTTCCATCAACTTTGGCGGCGCTCAGCTCATCCTCAGTGCCATCTCGCTATGGAACGAGGACTACGTGGCAACGCCGTGGCAGACCATTCTCATGTTCTGGGCCACCATGATGCTGTGCTACCTCATCAACGTCTTCGGATCCAAGTACCTCGACCAGATCAACACGCTCTGCATCTACTGGACAGGTGCCTCCATCGTTatcatcctcatcgtctTGCTGGCCATGGCGCCCAACAAGCGCGACGGTGAATTCGTTTTTACGCACTACGACGCCTCGGCTTCGGGTTGGCCATCGGGCTGGTCCTTCTTCGTTGGCCTCTTGCAGCCGGCCTACGTGCTGACGGGCTATGGCATGGTGGCTTCCATGTGCGAGGAGGTTCAGTCGCCCGAGCGTGAGGTGCCCAAGGCAATCGTGCTCTCCGTTGTTGCCGCCGGTATCACGGGTCTTGTCTACCTCATCCCCGTCCTCTTCGTGCTGCCCGACGTTTCGGTCCTCCTCGCCATTGCCAATGGCCAGCCCATTGGCTATGTCTTCAAGCAGGCCACTGGcagcgccgccggcggcttcggtcttctcttcctcatcctcgGCATCTGGCTCTTCGCCGGCGTCGGTGCCCTGACTGCTTCTAGCCGCTGCACCTACGCTTTTGCCCGTGACGGTGCCATCCCCGGTTCCAGCCTCTGGAGTCGCGTCGACCACCGCTTCGGCCTGCCCCTCTGGGCCCTGACTCTCTCCACCATCATCGACTGCCTGTTGGGCCTCATCTACTTcggctcctcggccgccttcAGCAGCTTCACTGGTGTCGCCACCATCTGCCTGTCGACTTCCTACGGCCTGCCCATCCTCGTGTCCCTCTTCCAAGGGCGTCGTCACCTTGCCCACGCCAGCTACTCCCTCGGACGCTTCGGCTTCATCATCAACGTCACCACCCTCCTCTGGATCGTCCTGGCCATCGTGCTGTTCTGCATGCCGACCAACCTGACCGGCCTTGACGCCAGCACCATGAACTACGCCAGCGTTGTGTTTGCTGGCTTCGCCCTCATTAGCCTCGTGTGGTACTTTGCCTGGGGCCGGAAGCACTTCTCGGGCCCGCCGATTCTGTCGAGCGCAGCCGCCGATGGCGATGTTGGTGTTGTTCGCGGCCAGGCGGTCGATATCGAGTCCCCAAAAGATGAGAAGCTCAGCAAGTCGGCCTCCCCGGACAGGGAGTAA